The genomic window ATGGAAAACCCACTTTGCCTTcctatatataatttttgtaattttgataTGAATAATTCCTTAGGTAATGTAGTAGATAATTGGGCCAATAATGATTCAGAcattaattttgatttggGGATTTCCATCACAGGATGGTTAATTAAATCCTTGTCCATGTAGAGTAAATGgttcattatattttccaatgGATGAGTAAAATTTGGTACTACTGAAGTAAatacattttcaaattgagTGAAACTTATACGGTAATCATCCAGGTTCGATACAATTGATGAATCCATAGATCGGAGTATATTTAAAGATGCTTTCTGGTATTCGTTCCAACTGTTATAAATTGTTTCGTTGGGTAAAATCTTACAGTTCGCTGTGGGACATTTAATTGACATGATTAGAGTCCATGTGAAACACTCTGATAACGATAGGGCTGGTACAgataaatcatcaattgaTATTCCATTATAACTCTGAAGTATATCTGTCAAGTTATACCCTATTTCTTGACTATAAATAGAAGTTGTTGAAATATTCTCTGATTTTTCCCTTAGTTTTGAATTACTTGCAGATAATGGTTTACCACTACTATTATTAGTGGATAAACATAATAGTATGAAAAGTAATTTAATTTGATCGTAAGATTTGGATCCAATGAATCGTTGGCATCTATCGTTGTCTAATAAGATGATACACGTCAAAAGATTACCGGCTGTTATATCCCAAATCCGTTCACCTAAGAAAGGGAAATTACAAAGGGAATGAACCATATTAAATATCATATTGGAAAGTATTACATTATCATCCGGTAAGTGTAATAATTGGATTATCTCTTCTTTAGTAATCATATCATCTAAATGATCatgattcaatttattcttGTAAGAGATCAATTCCAATGGAGTGAAGTGGCCGATGGTCCTCTTTTGGAAATACTTTTGTACTTCTAGTGCATTACCGAACTGTATTTCCTTCTCATTATGAGTTTTTGTATTAGGTTTCTCAGCAGACGAGATATGTTGCCccattattgaaagaaggctatatatatactatttGTGAAGTAGAAGTCAGGTAATTCAGTCCCTCACTTACTAGTTAGCTTTCTTCCTAGATTGAATATGTACAACAGCTCAACATAAACATAGCTCCTCTTGCCAAAGGGTTTCAATTGTATGTTGGTTGCATAAATACTGTAATCtttatatgtatgtacCATCGCCGTTCTTGTTGCTTATAAAGGTGCGCCGTACTAAGATAACAAATAACGTCGGCTCTCTGGGATGTCACACAGACACTGAGAGATCATCAGAAAGATGGATTTGTTGGGAGATGCACAACTTGTATGTATTCTTCAAGTTCCAATACATAAAACAATAGTTACCGATAATTTGTGTAGTGCAGCTTTATACTTTTATAACAAGAAGATAGAGAATTAAAGACAGCTCCCAGAGGAGAAAGCTAAAATAAATACTTGAACTGATTCAAAGTTGTGAATCTAATCAGAATAAACTAACGATAGAAAATAcatgaacaacaacaatgcTCGTCACAGTTGCCAAAGGGGCAATACTATCTgttttatatatactttcATATTAACATATTCTCCTtgtaaaaatttatcatgGAAAACGACGCGCATcatcaaaaaaattgtgTAAAGCTCATCACATCAcatatcatttttttttgctcAAAGATTTGATATTTATGATCTGTAAGTGGAATCTTTGAATCAAGAAAGAACACCATTGATCTCATCTTCAGCTCGTTGAAATATTCTAGCACATTAGTGCAACCAACCCCTTCCATATCAGATAACAATTTTACAGAATACAACTACTTTGTGTTTTCCAAGGTAAGTTCTACAGGTAAGAAAAAGATACGACAGATCAACAATGAAAGAGGTAGTTGTCAGTGAGAATCCCAAAAGGATCAGTGGATTGGAATTCAGTGCCTTAAGTGCAGCTGATATAGTTGCTCAATCAGAAGTGGAAATATCATCCCGTGACTTGTTTGATCTTGAGAAAGGTAGAGAACCTAAGACTGGTGGTGCCCTAGATAAAAGAATGGGGGTTTCATCATCTAGTCTTGAATGTGAGACTTGTCATGGGAACTTGGCTTCATGTCATGGTCATTTCGGGCATATTAAATTGGCTTTGCCTGTGTTCCATGTCGGGTATTTCAAAGCTacaattcaaatattaCAAGGGATCTGTAAGACTTGTTCTGCTATCTTGTTGAGTGATAAGGATAGAAGACAATTTTTGAACGAGTTACGTCGTCCAGGTGTGGATAATTTAAGAAGAATGGggatattgaaaaaagtttTGGATCAATGtaaaaaacaaagaagatGTTTACAATGTGGTGCATTAAATGGTGTTGTTAAAAAAGCTGCAGCTGGGGCAGGTAGTGCCTCGTTGAAAATTATACATGATAACTTCCGTTGGGTTGGTAAGAAATCAGCTCCAGAAAAGGATAAATGGGTTGGTGATTGGAAAGAAGTCTTATCTCATCATCCAGAACTAGAAAGATTCGTCAAACGTTGTTCAGATGATTTGAATCCATTAAAGACtttaaatcttttcaaaCAAATCAAACCAGAAGACTGCGAATTATTAGGTGTAAACTCGACAGTGAAATCAGGTAGACCAGAAACTTATATATGGAGATATTTACCTGCTCCACCAGTTTGTATTAGACCATCCGTCATGATGCAAGATTCACCAGCATCTAACGAAGATGATTTGACGGTTAAGTTGACAGAAATCGTCTGGACTTCATCCTTAATCAAAGCTGGTCTGGAAAAGGGTATttccattaataatatgatGGAACATTGGGATTATTTGCAATTAACAGTCGCCATGTATATCAATTCAGATTCAGTGAACCCAGCCATGTTACCAGGTGCATCTAGTGGTGGTGGTAAAGTAAAACCTATTCGTGGGTTCTGTCAACGTTTAAAAGGTAAACAAGGGAGATTTAGAGGTAATTTATCAGGTAAGCGTGTCGATTTCTCAGGTAGAACAGTAATTTCCCCAGACCCCAATCTTTCCATCGATGAAGTGGCTGTCCCAGATCGTGTGGCGAAAGTCTTAACATTCCCAGAAAAGGTTACACGCTATAATAGAcaaaaattacaacaatTGATTATAAATGGTCCAAACGTTCATCCAGGTGCCAACtatctattgaaaaataatgaagatgcaAGAAGAAATTTACGTTATGGTGATCGTGTTAAATTGGCCaaaaatttacaatttGGAGATGTCGTCGAAAGACATCTAGAAGATGGTGACGTAGTCTTATTTAACCGTCAACCATCCTTACATAGATTATCTATCTTATCGCATTATGCCAAGATTCGTCCATGGAGAACATTTAGATTAAATGAATGTGTCTGTACCCCATATAATGCAGATTTTGATGGGGATGAAATGAATTTACATGTCCCACAGACTGAAGAAGCAAGAGCTGAAGCCATTAATTTAATGGGagttaaaaataatttgttAACTCCAAAATCAGGTGAACCAATTATTGCAGCTACACAAGATTTCATCACAGGTtcttatttaatttcacATAAGgattctttctttgatagGGCCACTTTGACACAATTATTGTCTATGATGTGTGACGCAAATTTACAGTTTGATATTCCTCCACCAGCAATCATGAAGCCACATTATTTATGGACTGGTAAACAACTTTTCTCCTTATTAATTAAACCAAATAAAGACTCTCCCGTTGTCATCAATTTGGATGCTAAAAACAAAGTATATATTCCTCCAAAGACGAAAGCTTATCCTAATGAAATGTCAAGAAATGATGGGTACGTTATTATCAGAGGCTCCCAAATTTTAAGTGGTGTCATGGATAAATCAGTTTTAGGTGATGGTAAAAAGCATTCGGTCTTTTATACAATTTTAAGAGATTATGGACCTCAAGAAGCAGCTACCGCCATGAATAGAATGGCTAAACTTTGTGCGAGATTCCTAGGTAATAGAGGGTTTTCAATCGGTATTAGTGATGTTACTCCAGCAGATGatttgaaacaaaagaaggaagaatTAGTTGAAATCGCTTACGCCAAGTGTGACGAATTAATCGatcaatttaataaagGTAAATTAGAAACCCAACCAGGTTGTAACGAAGAACAAACATTGGAAGCAAAAATTGGTGGTCTATTATCCAAAGTTAGAGAAGAAGTGGGGGACGTTTGTATTAACGAACTGGATAATTTGAATGCACCTTTGATTATGGCAACTTGTGGTTCTAAAGGTTCTACTTTAAATGTTTCTCAAATGGTGGCTGTTGTTGGTCAGCAGATTATTTCTGGTAATCGTGTTCCTGATGGGTTCCAAGATCGTTCATTACCTCATTTCCAAAAGAATTCTAAAACTCCACAATCCAAGGGGTTCGTTAGAAATTCTTTCTTCTCCGGCTTAACACCTCCagaatttttatttcatgCTATTTCAGGTCGTGAAGGGTTAGTCGATACTGCCGTTAAAACAGCTGAAACGGGTTATATGTCACGTAGGTTAATGAAATCTCTTGAAGATTTATCTTGCCAATATGATAATACAGTAAGAACCTCTTCAAATGGTATTGTCCAATTTACTTATGGTGGTGATGGTTTGGATCCTATGGAAATGGAAGGTAATGCAAAACCAGTTAATTTCAATAGATCATGGGATCATGCTACTAATATCACATTCAGTCCTGACCAGCATGGTCTATTACCATATCAAATCATGGAAACAACAAATGCTATTTTGAAACCTCTCGAAGATAGATTAATACGATATGATAACTTAGGTGAAATTGTGCCAAATGAGGATTCTACAAAGGCTGAATATGTTGATCAATTCGATGCCGAAAGAGATTTTTATAAATCATTAAGAGATTATATGGATGAAAAGGCGAAAGTGTTAGGTTCCGTTAGAAAATCTAGAGGTATGTTACCAATGGTTGATGAACCAGCTGAAGaactgaaaaaaatgaaccCAGATGAACAGGTTCCTGAAACAATAAGATATTCTGTCGATCAACTTTATAAAATCACTGAAGACTTAGTCAAGAAATTCCTTGAGATTGCATTATACAAGTACCGTAAGGCAAGAGTCGAACCAGGTACCGCTGTTGGGGCCATTGGTGCGCAATCTATTGGTGAACCTGGTACACAAATGACATTGAAGACTTTCCATTTTGCTGGTGTTGCTTCTATGAATGTTACGTTAGGTGTGCCTCGTATTaaggaaattattaatgcCTCTAAAGTTATTTCTACTCCAATTATTAACGCTGTCTTagttaatgaaaatgatgaaagaGCTGCTAGAGTTGTCAAAGgtagaattgaaaagacaTTGTTATCCGATGTTGCCTACTATATTCAAGATGTTTACaaagataatttatcatttatcCAAGTCCGTATAGATTTGAATACCATcgaaaaattacaattagaGCTTACGATTGAAGATATCGCCGTAGCATTAACAAGAGCgccaaaattgaaaatactGACTTCAGATGTTAACATTATAGGAAAAGACAAGATTGCGATTAACGTCTTCCCAGAAGGTTACAAGGCTAAATCTATATCAACCGCTGCAAAGGAACCGACAGAGAATGCAGTATTTTACAGGATGCAACATCTTCGTCGTGCATTGCCTAGTATTGTTGTTAAAGGTCTTCCTGAAATTGCTAGAGCCGTTATTAATATCCGTGACGATGGTAAGAGAGAATTATTGGTTGAAGGGTACGGTCTGAGGGATGTGATGTGTACAGATGGTGTTATTGGTATGAAGACAACTACCAATCATATTCTTGAAGTGAACACTGTGCTGGGTATTGAAGCAGCTAGATCAAGTATTGTCGGAGAAATCGATTATACTATGAGTAATCACGGTATGAGTGTTGATCCACgtcatattcaattattagGTGATGTTATGACTTACAAGGGAGAGGTTTTAGGTATTACAAGATTTGGTTTAAGTAAAATGAGAGACTCTGTTCTTCAATTGGcatcttttgaaaagacCACAGATCATTTATTTGATGCTGCGTTCTATATGAAGAAAGATGCCGTTGAAGGTGTTTCAGAATGTATTATTTTGGGTCAAACAATGTCTATTGGTACCGGTTCTTTCAAAGTTGTCAAGGGAACCGAGATCGCCAAGGAATCCTTGAAACCAAAGCcaacattatttgaaaacttgACAAGTTCAAGATCTATCAAAATGAACTGATCTAGggaatttatatatatatatatttattgatatAGAGAAAACTGTACATTAATGAGAAAACTAAAATTGTAACTTTATCAGATATTATATCTTAATTGTTAACCTGTTCACCTTGTATAggtgaaaaaatataaatgtTAAAAGATGTTTTGCTCTTTTAAAACTTGGCCATGTTAGAACAAGATATGACTGGGTATGTGCTAGAGCTGAAGGTGAACATGTCGGTTTCATTACAGGTTGCACTGCGATAAAGCCGACTGCTTTCGTTAAATTGACTATAGATTGCCAATCCTATATGCGGAAACCGTGATATATTCTTAAAAAGGGAGTTGACAATTGTTACACAGCACATGATGGTTGGGCCTTGCACTAGAAGAAACAGGGGCTGGTGTGTTCACGAAGACAGAATTAGTACCTGTCACAGTTCGATTCACAGCAAGAAGAGCCCCGTTACAACTTATATTGCAAGGAACCAAACTATCGAGCCTACTCTCGAAGCAAGGAGAGACAAAGCAACATGTCCAACTTTTTAAAGGTTGTCAAAACATCTGGTTCACAACAGGGTGATCCAGATGGGTAATTTATTTGGAAAGCTGCTATGCAAGATAACAAGGAATTGTTTGAAGTTTCAGACAGACAATTTATGGCtgttttatatatattgataattattaattaatataatattttgaatattaccTCTTTACAATTATTTCGAGGGTAACGCAGCCAACTGGTTGAGGAATACGAGCTTCAACTCTTATGGAGAATTTTAGATTACTTTGGATACAATGGATCAATTAGATAAGAATAATGAGATTGCTACTAATTTCCCCTTATTGATGCTACCACCAAAGAGTATTAGAACTTACAGGAAAAATACGTCAATCCCAGCTGACTTCAAAGACTCATCGTGGAAACTAGCTCGCTTCTTATTGCCCTTACAATTAGGATTGCACTAAGCTGTGCCTTCTCGGACCCACAAAACGTCTAAGAAGCTATCGTCATCGGAGAAGATAGGTCCATTATGTTCACAGATTTTATCTTAAATCCAAGATTTTTTGGTTTAGTTAGTGATATACTTAGAGACAATACCAATGGCAATCACCATTGCAATACATCATCAATTGTTTGTTTCACTTGTGGTCGTTCAGGTCATAAAGCTAATGACAGTAGAAACCCAAATGTAAACAACCTGGAAGACACCGTTATAACACTAAGTCCTACCGGAATGTCTAATACTATTCCAATTGGCGACTTGGgttcaaaaaattaattaactTGGTCCCCTGTAGTatatatcaataaattaCATGTTTCACCAGAAAGCGACCGctcttttccttcttttttataAACAGCTTTCATATTAGAAATGCCATTTATCAATAGCCATCCAAACATATTAGGTTCAGCATTGAAGTCAATGCtgattatatatatatatatatatatgtataatcaaaaaatagatatattattttaggATCTTAGTGCCACTGTGTAATTCATATTTTAGTATATGAGTTTATTCGTGATCCAAAAAATTAAGCCCTGTAGGGGGCTCGAACCCCTAACCTTGTGATTAAGAGTCACACGCGCTACCGATTGCGCCAACAAGGCCTATTTCTGTTTTTTTATAGACTATAATGAATTTCACATCTGGTTTTCAATACCGGGTGACGATAATAAGACAATTCGAAAATTGCAGGTTTTGGCTTACCGATACAAGAACTACTAATTGATCCAGTTATTTTGAGCTTAACGCTGATTGACATACCTGTTTTCCTTTCCATGATTAAGGCCAGTATGTAGATGAAAGCAAGTTGATGTCCTCGcttatttatatatatatatatatttccaaTAAAACCAGTTAACTACACCACACTACAGTAAGCAGTTCATCTTTTAGataattgtttgttttaACCTCTATTAGTTCTGATACATTGTACAAGTAACTTATCAAATCTTGATTCTCTAACTATATGTTTATTGATTGTTTTTATAAGTCCTCCTAGGAATTTAGACGACAACATTGGATTCAGTAAACGAATATGCCTCGAAAAACTCTctaaataatttgatttgTAATTCAAGATCCGCCGCCCCACCTGTTTCCCTAATAGAATGCATACTTAATATTGGATTACCAATATCTAAAGTTCTGATACCTGTCTTGGAAGCTAAGATTGGGCCAATGGTACTACCACAGGACGAATCATTggcaacaacaaacaattGTAATGGTACTTTAACCTTATCAGCCATTCTTTTAATTAAGACTAAACCTGGTGAATTGGTCATGTACCTTTGGTTCGcattaattttaattaCTGGACCAGCTCCAACATAAGGTTTATGTTGAGATTCATACTTACTGGCATAATTTGGATGCACAGCATGAGCGACATCACTAgataagaagaaagatttTGCTGAAGATTCTAAAATTAATGACTTAAGAAGTGGAGCAGAAGAATCGGTACCGTCACATTTTAGGAAGTTTAGTCTTTCTAAGATATTAGGTAAGAAATTGGAATCTGCACCTTGAGCTGAGGAAGatccaatttcttcatgATCAAAAGTAGCCATTAATCTTATACcagtttcttcttcgatTCTAGTCTCAGTGGCTAATGATAATGCATACATTGAGGTGAAACAAGATATCAAATTGTCCAATCTACCTGAGAAGACGAATTCATCATTGATACCACCTAGAGTtgatttattgttatcGTATAAGACTAGCTCAAAGTCCTCAATATCTGAGACTGATTCAAGAGATAGTTCTTCGGCAATTAAATCCAATAATTGTTCATGATGTCTTTCAATGATAGActtaattgaagaaaattcttCATTCGATAACTTATCGTCATGGTTGTGAATGTCTTCT from Naumovozyma dairenensis CBS 421 chromosome 3, complete genome includes these protein-coding regions:
- the RTC5 gene encoding Rtc5p (similar to Saccharomyces cerevisiae YOR118W; ancestral locus Anc_5.431); protein product: MGQHISSAEKPNTKTHNEKEIQFGNALEVQKYFQKRTIGHFTPLELISYKNKLNHDHLDDMITKEEIIQLLHLPDDNVILSNMIFNMVHSLCNFPFLGERIWDITAGNLLTCIILLDNDRCQRFIGSKSYDQIKLLFILLCLSTNNSSGKPLSASNSKLREKSENISTTSIYSQEIGYNLTDILQSYNGISIDDLSVPALSLSECFTWTLIMSIKCPTANCKILPNETIYNSWNEYQKASLNILRSMDSSIVSNLDDYRISFTQFENVFTSVVPNFTHPLENIMNHLLYMDKDLINHPVMEIPKSKLMSESLLAQLSTTLPKELFISKLQKLYIGRQSGFSMRSLQSKCFKWLAPTILLVSGLIIPNDEEYNNPRFKRFLQEFPKLNDNEQSLEPCHSYKKKISFAVYIDEPWRVTNKEFFGDLNSRIIELSPRQDIFKSLKSHELIYFNTIGCGIGIGDKQPHVSNGANSRKYQPGNVSLTLESTLEFAVFRHVGHGGAFSPSELLTKRGTEEESFEIKFIIQDVEVWGCGGEKELEEQMKQLAWEEAEAKRRQQVNLKSISEDRALLEMVGLVGQHQSGGSM
- the RPO31 gene encoding DNA-directed RNA polymerase III core subunit RPO31 (similar to Saccharomyces cerevisiae RPO31 (YOR116C); ancestral locus Anc_5.426), with product MKEVVVSENPKRISGLEFSALSAADIVAQSEVEISSRDLFDLEKGREPKTGGALDKRMGVSSSSLECETCHGNLASCHGHFGHIKLALPVFHVGYFKATIQILQGICKTCSAILLSDKDRRQFLNELRRPGVDNLRRMGILKKVLDQCKKQRRCLQCGALNGVVKKAAAGAGSASLKIIHDNFRWVGKKSAPEKDKWVGDWKEVLSHHPELERFVKRCSDDLNPLKTLNLFKQIKPEDCELLGVNSTVKSGRPETYIWRYLPAPPVCIRPSVMMQDSPASNEDDLTVKLTEIVWTSSLIKAGLEKGISINNMMEHWDYLQLTVAMYINSDSVNPAMLPGASSGGGKVKPIRGFCQRLKGKQGRFRGNLSGKRVDFSGRTVISPDPNLSIDEVAVPDRVAKVLTFPEKVTRYNRQKLQQLIINGPNVHPGANYLLKNNEDARRNLRYGDRVKLAKNLQFGDVVERHLEDGDVVLFNRQPSLHRLSILSHYAKIRPWRTFRLNECVCTPYNADFDGDEMNLHVPQTEEARAEAINLMGVKNNLLTPKSGEPIIAATQDFITGSYLISHKDSFFDRATLTQLLSMMCDANLQFDIPPPAIMKPHYLWTGKQLFSLLIKPNKDSPVVINLDAKNKVYIPPKTKAYPNEMSRNDGYVIIRGSQILSGVMDKSVLGDGKKHSVFYTILRDYGPQEAATAMNRMAKLCARFLGNRGFSIGISDVTPADDLKQKKEELVEIAYAKCDELIDQFNKGKLETQPGCNEEQTLEAKIGGLLSKVREEVGDVCINELDNLNAPLIMATCGSKGSTLNVSQMVAVVGQQIISGNRVPDGFQDRSLPHFQKNSKTPQSKGFVRNSFFSGLTPPEFLFHAISGREGLVDTAVKTAETGYMSRRLMKSLEDLSCQYDNTVRTSSNGIVQFTYGGDGLDPMEMEGNAKPVNFNRSWDHATNITFSPDQHGLLPYQIMETTNAILKPLEDRLIRYDNLGEIVPNEDSTKAEYVDQFDAERDFYKSLRDYMDEKAKVLGSVRKSRGMLPMVDEPAEELKKMNPDEQVPETIRYSVDQLYKITEDLVKKFLEIALYKYRKARVEPGTAVGAIGAQSIGEPGTQMTLKTFHFAGVASMNVTLGVPRIKEIINASKVISTPIINAVLVNENDERAARVVKGRIEKTLLSDVAYYIQDVYKDNLSFIQVRIDLNTIEKLQLELTIEDIAVALTRAPKLKILTSDVNIIGKDKIAINVFPEGYKAKSISTAAKEPTENAVFYRMQHLRRALPSIVVKGLPEIARAVINIRDDGKRELLVEGYGLRDVMCTDGVIGMKTTTNHILEVNTVLGIEAARSSIVGEIDYTMSNHGMSVDPRHIQLLGDVMTYKGEVLGITRFGLSKMRDSVLQLASFEKTTDHLFDAAFYMKKDAVEGVSECIILGQTMSIGTGSFKVVKGTEIAKESLKPKPTLFENLTSSRSIKMN
- the APE4 gene encoding aspartyl aminopeptidase (similar to Saccharomyces cerevisiae YHR113W; ancestral locus Anc_5.424), with product MLRNCLRKMSTTVQTINYPQEFVKFLNESHSPYHAVDNIKTHFKNNGFKELIERESWDDKVLKRGKYFVTRNNSSIIAFVVGGKWAPGNPIAITGAHTDSPTLRIKPISKRTNEKYLQIGVECYGGGIWHSWFDSDLSIAGRVLVFDKKSDKVVSKLIDLNKPLLKIPTLAIHLDRDVNQKFEFNKESQLLPIAGLTIDSEKKGENNDKEDIHNHDDKLSNEEFSSIKSIIERHHEQLLDLIAEELSLESVSDIEDFELVLYDNNKSTLGGINDEFVFSGRLDNLISCFTSMYALSLATETRIEEETGIRLMATFDHEEIGSSSAQGADSNFLPNILERLNFLKCDGTDSSAPLLKSLILESSAKSFFLSSDVAHAVHPNYASKYESQHKPYVGAGPVIKINANQRYMTNSPGLVLIKRMADKVKVPLQLFVVANDSSCGSTIGPILASKTGIRTLDIGNPILSMHSIRETGGAADLELQIKLFREFFEAYSFTESNVVV